The following proteins are encoded in a genomic region of Triticum dicoccoides isolate Atlit2015 ecotype Zavitan chromosome 1B, WEW_v2.0, whole genome shotgun sequence:
- the LOC119311248 gene encoding defensin-like protein produces MAVSSKLFPAAVLLLLLLLATEMGPVREATACEHAPCKKCTGSCFDPEECAITCRNEGYDSGDCTGSGAYRCTCSKNC; encoded by the exons ATGGCGGTTTCGTCGAAGCTTTTCCCGGCCGCCGTCCTTctcctgcttctcctcctggccacAG AGATGGGGCCTGTGCGGGAGGCGACGGCATGCGAGCACGCCCCGTGCAAGAAGTGCACCGGATCGTGCTTCGACCCGGAGGAGTGCGCCATCACGTGCCGGAACGAGGGCTATGACTCCGGCGACTGCACCGGCAGCGGAGCCTACCGCTGCACGTGCAGCAAgaattgctag
- the LOC119311238 gene encoding probable U3 small nucleolar RNA-associated protein 7 has protein sequence MGIATEGDPSERENRRGSPDEMEMKVARFSRGKAANLGDLRDKKLKGQLAGKEKLIGVSAKAAAQAEKWLLPSVGGYLEPEGLEKTYRFEQWSILPKVDIWSSRKSFDMILPVLGPYTLEYTPNGRYMIVGGRKGHIAFMDMLNMELINEFEVKETVLDVAFLQNEQLFAVAQKKYPYIYNRHGTEIHCLKEHGESLKLQFLDKHLLLASINSFGQLHYQDMSTGEMVANYSTGLGRTDVMRVNPYNAVIGLGHARGRLTMWKPTSAKPLVTMLCHKGPLTAVAFDKGGHLMATAGADHRNRKIKIWDLRKFEVVHSYAARAQSLGFSQKGLLASSNGSLVEIYRDCGGQDYKIYMKHRMVKGYQVGKVLFRPYEDICGIGHSMGFSSMLVPGSGEPNFDTFVDNPMETGKQRREKEVRSLLDKLQPETIMLDPNVIATVRQLKKKQKKTKKEIEDEIEGAVEAAKNIRVKKKTKGRSKPSRRAKKKEEEVLRAKRPLLDQHKEASGHPADKKLRIGDDTELPKALQRFAKNRQS, from the exons ATGGGGATCGCCACGGAAGGAGACCCCAGTGAGAGGGAGAACCGCCGAGGCTCTCCGGACGAGATGGAGATGAAGGTGGCCAGGTTCTCCCGGGGGAAGGCTGCTAACCTGGGG GATTTGCGCGACAAGAAACTGAAAGGGCAGCTCGCTGGAAAGGAGAAGCTGATTGGAGTgtccgccaaagctgccgcgcagGCTGAAAAG TGGCTATTGCCTAGCGTTGGGGGCTATCTAGAGCCTGAAGGTCTTGAAAAGACATACAGATTTGAGCAGTGGTCGATTCTGCCAAAGGTGGACATTTGGAGTTCAAGAAAATCATTTGACATGATCTTACCTG TGCTtggtccttatactctagaatacaCACCAAATGGGCGCTACATGATAGTAGGTGGGCGAAAAGGTCATATTGCATTTATGGATATGTTAAATATGGAACTCATCAATGAATTTGAG GTGAAGGAAACTGTGCTCGACGTGGCATTTTTACAGAACGAGCAACTCTTTGCAGTCGCCCAGAAAAA GTATCCCTACATATATAATCGTCATGGCACAGAAATTCACTGTCTAAAG GAACATGGCGAATCGCTGAAGCTTCAGTTTCTGGATAAACACTTACTCTTGGCATCGATAAACAGCTTCGGGCAGCTCCACTACCAAGATATGAGCACTGGTGAGATGGTTGCAAACTACAGCACAGGTCTTGGACGTACGGACGTGATGCGGGTAAATCCCTACAATGCCGTCATTGGCCTTGGGCATGCTCGTGGGAGACTCACAATGTGGAAGCCAACCAGTGCGAAACCCCTTGTCACAATGTTGTGCCATAAGGGTCCTCTGACTGCAGTCGCATTTGACAAGGGTGGTCACCTTATGGCAACTGCAGGTGCTGATCACCGGAACCGGAAGATTAAGATTTGGGATCTCAGGAAGTTTGAGGTTGTGCATTCATACGCCGCACGTGCTCAGTCCCTGGGTTTCAGCCAGAAGGGGTTGTTGGCGAGCAGCAACGGATCTCTAGTGGAGATATACAGGGATTGCGGGGGCCAGGACTATAAAATCTATATGAAGCACAGAATGGTAAAGGGATATCAGGTGGGCAAGGTTTTGTTCCGCCCTTACGAGGACATCTGTGGGATCGGGCACTCCATGGGCTTCTCCTCCATGCTCGTTCCTGGATCAGGCGAGCCAAACTTCGATACCTTCGTTGACAACCCCATGGAGACCGGGAAGCAAAGGCGGGAGAAGGAGGTGCGGTCCCTCCTTGACAAGCTCCAACCAGAGACCATCATGCTTGATCCGAATGTGATAGCCACCGTAAGACAACTgaagaagaaacagaagaaaaCCAAGAAAGAGATTGAGGACGAGATTGAAGGTGCCGTCGAGGCCGCCAAGAACATTAGGGTCAAGAAGAAGACCAAGGGTAGGAGTAAGCCGAGCAGGCGGGCTAAGAAGAAAGAGGAGGAGGTTCTCAGAGCCAAGAGGCCTTTGTTGGATCAACACAAGGAAGCCAGTGGGCACCCTGCTGACAAGAAACTGCGGATTGGCGATGACACCGAGCTGCCGAAAGCATTGCAGCGGTTTGCCAAGAACAGGCAATCGTGA